One window from the genome of Streptomyces cadmiisoli encodes:
- a CDS encoding serine/threonine-protein kinase: MGEVFAGRYELVDPIGRGGVGAVWRAWDHRRRRYVAAKVLQQSDAHSLLRFVREQALRIDHPHVLAPASWAADDDKVLFTMDLVAGGSLVHLVGDYGPLPAPFVCTLLDQLLSGLAAVHAEEVVHRDIKPANVLLEATGTGRPKLRLSDFGIAMRLGEPRLTETNLVVGTPGYLAPEQMMGAEPDFPSDLFAVGLVALYLLEGAKPDAKVLVEYFAAHGTPRAPAGIPEPLWQVVAALLQPDPQARFRTATGARKALASAAELLATPGPDDEQIEIFDQLGPLPTGFAPEGPLTSATGVRPYSGTGTGGETVQPGAIGEATPTGAEDPAASSSLWPGTGSVRSGPHTPVGTPDPRHGHLTPPSNAPHAAPPAPHGAQSLPAESPTPARHPERSPSPDPAQPAAMSETGSFHLPPPQPTDTSAGQPTADPRQPQQPHQPQPQAQPPAAEHQGAPSPHPQRPFLVSPHDTTHVLPSPQPHAPPYPAPLPPRAMPRGADTSTASYTAQDRQVPPTAPPISHRPADEPGDRRPADRHSAGHRPEGNRSGRRRAGRRRAGRRHRPGPPAKVAFPLLLLALACYAVGFWALTRI, encoded by the coding sequence ATGGGTGAGGTCTTCGCCGGACGGTACGAACTGGTCGACCCGATCGGGCGCGGTGGAGTCGGTGCCGTCTGGCGCGCCTGGGACCACCGTCGACGCCGCTACGTGGCCGCCAAGGTCCTCCAGCAGAGCGACGCGCACTCGCTGCTCCGCTTCGTCCGTGAGCAGGCACTGCGCATCGATCATCCCCATGTGCTGGCGCCCGCCAGCTGGGCCGCCGACGACGACAAGGTCCTGTTCACCATGGATCTGGTCGCCGGCGGTTCGCTGGTCCATCTCGTCGGGGACTACGGCCCGCTGCCCGCGCCCTTCGTGTGCACCCTGCTGGACCAGCTCCTGTCGGGGCTGGCCGCCGTGCACGCGGAGGAGGTCGTGCACCGGGACATCAAGCCCGCCAACGTACTGCTGGAGGCCACCGGCACGGGCCGCCCAAAGCTGCGCCTGTCCGATTTCGGCATCGCGATGCGGCTCGGTGAGCCGCGCCTGACCGAGACCAATCTCGTGGTCGGAACGCCCGGGTATCTCGCACCCGAGCAAATGATGGGCGCCGAGCCGGACTTCCCGTCGGATCTGTTCGCCGTGGGGCTGGTCGCGCTGTATCTGCTGGAGGGGGCCAAGCCCGACGCCAAGGTGCTCGTCGAATACTTCGCCGCGCACGGGACTCCACGTGCGCCCGCCGGCATTCCGGAGCCGTTGTGGCAGGTCGTGGCCGCCTTGCTCCAGCCGGATCCGCAGGCCCGCTTCCGCACGGCCACGGGGGCACGCAAGGCGCTGGCCTCGGCTGCCGAGCTCCTGGCCACGCCCGGTCCCGACGACGAGCAGATCGAGATCTTCGACCAACTCGGACCGTTGCCAACGGGGTTCGCTCCCGAGGGGCCGCTCACCTCGGCGACCGGAGTGCGGCCGTACTCGGGGACGGGCACCGGCGGTGAGACAGTCCAGCCGGGCGCCATCGGTGAGGCGACCCCCACGGGTGCCGAGGACCCGGCCGCTTCCTCTTCCTTGTGGCCCGGCACGGGATCCGTGCGGTCCGGGCCTCACACGCCCGTCGGGACCCCGGATCCACGTCACGGGCACCTGACTCCCCCGAGCAACGCCCCACACGCTGCGCCCCCCGCCCCACACGGCGCGCAGTCCCTCCCGGCCGAGTCCCCCACCCCTGCCCGGCACCCCGAACGGTCGCCCTCTCCCGATCCGGCGCAACCGGCCGCCATGTCGGAGACGGGCAGCTTCCACCTGCCGCCGCCCCAGCCAACGGACACCTCCGCTGGGCAGCCGACCGCTGACCCCCGACAGCCACAGCAGCCCCATCAGCCGCAGCCGCAGGCCCAGCCGCCCGCAGCGGAGCACCAGGGCGCACCATCGCCGCATCCGCAGCGACCGTTCCTCGTCTCCCCCCACGACACCACGCATGTACTGCCCTCCCCCCAGCCGCACGCACCGCCGTATCCGGCGCCGCTGCCGCCCCGGGCGATGCCCCGCGGCGCGGACACCTCTACTGCTTCGTACACCGCTCAGGACCGGCAGGTTCCCCCCACCGCACCACCGATTTCGCACCGCCCGGCCGATGAGCCCGGCGACCGCCGCCCCGCCGACCGGCATTCCGCAGGTCATCGCCCCGAGGGCAATCGCTCCGGCCGCCGCCGTGCCGGCCGCCGCCGTGCCGGCCGCCGCCACCGGCCGGGTCCCCCCGCCAAGGTGGCGTTCCCACTGCTCCTGCTGGCCCTGGCCTGCTACGCCGTGGGTTTCTGGGCGTTGACCCGCATCTGA
- a CDS encoding DLW-39 family protein encodes MKKLLLVALAAIGGLLVYRQIQADRAEQDLWTEATDSVPTGS; translated from the coding sequence GTGAAGAAGCTTCTCCTGGTCGCACTGGCCGCCATCGGCGGGCTCCTCGTGTACCGCCAGATCCAGGCGGATCGCGCCGAGCAGGATCTGTGGACGGAGGCGACCGACTCCGTGCCCACGGGTTCGTGA
- a CDS encoding DUF6344 domain-containing protein, which translates to MTRNKVMKLWNVVVTAFLALFAALGFTTTSATAATATAVPQTESVSNSTAQAPAQAVSLSPWSKARLLPPTMKQRIRAEAHGKSPSCRHRPLTQAEASGTAADPARTDCDSRTSVWEEALTLPLQRR; encoded by the coding sequence ATGACCAGGAACAAGGTCATGAAGCTGTGGAATGTCGTAGTCACCGCCTTCCTCGCGCTGTTCGCGGCGCTCGGCTTCACCACGACTTCCGCCACCGCGGCCACCGCGACCGCTGTACCGCAGACCGAGTCGGTCAGCAACAGCACCGCGCAGGCTCCGGCCCAGGCGGTGTCTCTCAGTCCTTGGTCCAAAGCCAGGCTGCTGCCCCCCACGATGAAGCAACGGATCCGGGCCGAGGCCCACGGCAAGTCGCCGAGTTGCCGCCACCGCCCACTCACTCAGGCGGAAGCGTCCGGCACCGCGGCTGATCCGGCCCGCACCGACTGCGACTCCCGGACATCGGTCTGGGAAGAGGCCCTCACACTGCCACTCCAGCGCCGCTGA
- a CDS encoding DUF3566 domain-containing protein, translated as MSGATGAGSAGIPAGTPTGPATDGGGRGSAAQATDPQTTNLQAIKKPHATDSRSPDTHGSQGGTVTDTRGPQTQQYAAGAGPAAQGAQAQTAAPQQTASPLPGERQPQQAGGPYHPPQAYPAAAGAPAAAGAAVRRPRTGARTTPRVRKARLRVSKADPWSVMKVSFLLSIALGICTIVASAVLWMVMDAMGVFSTVGGTISEATGSNESNGFDLQAFLSLPNVLMFTTIIAVIDVVLATALATLGAFIYNLSAGFVGGVELTLAEDE; from the coding sequence GTGAGCGGAGCCACGGGCGCCGGATCGGCCGGCATTCCGGCCGGTACCCCGACCGGACCGGCGACGGACGGCGGCGGTCGTGGCTCCGCCGCGCAGGCGACGGATCCGCAGACGACCAATCTGCAAGCGATCAAAAAGCCCCATGCGACCGACTCGCGCTCGCCCGACACTCATGGATCCCAGGGGGGAACTGTGACGGACACCCGAGGCCCGCAGACCCAGCAGTACGCGGCTGGGGCGGGCCCGGCCGCTCAGGGCGCCCAGGCGCAGACGGCCGCGCCGCAGCAGACGGCGTCCCCGCTTCCCGGGGAGCGCCAGCCGCAGCAGGCCGGCGGCCCCTACCACCCGCCGCAGGCCTACCCGGCCGCGGCCGGTGCGCCGGCGGCGGCGGGTGCCGCCGTACGGCGGCCGCGCACCGGAGCCCGCACCACGCCCAGGGTGCGCAAGGCCCGGCTGCGGGTGTCCAAGGCCGACCCGTGGTCCGTGATGAAGGTCAGCTTCCTGCTCTCCATCGCGCTCGGGATCTGCACGATCGTGGCCTCCGCCGTGCTGTGGATGGTCATGGACGCGATGGGCGTGTTCTCCACGGTCGGCGGCACCATCTCGGAGGCGACGGGCTCGAACGAGTCCAACGGCTTCGATCTCCAGGCGTTCCTGTCGCTGCCCAACGTCCTGATGTTCACCACGATCATCGCGGTCATCGACGTCGTCCTGGCGACGGCCCTGGCGACGCTCGGCGCGTTCATCTACAACCTCTCCGCGGGCTTCGTCGGCGGAGTGGAGCTGACGCTGGCCGAGGACGAGTGA
- the gyrA gene encoding DNA gyrase subunit A: MADENTPVTPEDEGQTLRVEPVGLETEMQRSYLDYAMSVIVSRALPDVRDGLKPVHRRVLYAMYDGGYRPERGFYKCARVVGDVMGNYHPHGDSSIYDALVRLAQPWAMRMPLVDSNGNFGSPGNDPAAAMRYTECKMAPLSMEMVRDIDEETVDFTDNYDGRSQEPTVLPSRFPNLLINGSAGIAVGMATNIPSHNLREVASGAQWYLEHPDASHEELLDALIERIKGPDFPTGALVVGRKGIEEAYRTGRGSITMRAVVEVEEIQNRQCLVVTELPYQVNPDNLAQKIADLVKDGKIGGIADVRDETSSRTGQRLVIVLKRDAVAKVVLNNLYKHTDLQTNFGANMLALVDGVPRTLSLDAFIRHWVTHQIEVVVRRTRFRLRKAEERAHILRGLLKALDAIDEVIALIRRSDTVEIARVGLMALLEIDEIQANAILEMQLRRLAALERQKIVQEHDELQAKINEYNQILASPVRQRGIVSEELAAIVEKYGDDRKTQLIPYDGDMSIEDLIAEEDIVVTVTRGGYVKRTKADDYRAQKRGGKGVRGTKLKEDDIVDHFFVSTTHHWLLFFTNKGRVYRAKAYELPDAGRDARGQHVANLLAFQPDESIAEILAIRDYEAVPYLVLATKGGLVKKTPLKDYDSPRSGGVIAINLREREDGSDDELIGAELVSSDDDLLLISKKAQSIRFTATDETLRPMGRATSGVKGMSFREGDELLSMNVVRPGTFVFTATDGGYAKRTAVDEYRVQGRGGLGIKAAKIVEDRGSLVGALVVEETDEILAITLSGGVIRTRVNEVRETGRDTMGVQLINLGKRDAVVGIARNAEAGREAEAVDGDIAADESAEGVPDGTEEGETPSAE, encoded by the coding sequence ATGGCCGACGAGAACACTCCTGTCACGCCTGAGGACGAGGGCCAGACCCTCCGCGTCGAGCCCGTCGGGCTCGAAACGGAGATGCAGCGCTCCTACCTCGACTACGCGATGTCCGTCATCGTCTCCCGAGCGCTGCCGGACGTCCGGGACGGCCTCAAGCCCGTCCACCGCCGTGTGCTGTACGCGATGTACGACGGCGGCTACCGCCCCGAGCGCGGCTTCTACAAGTGCGCCCGTGTGGTCGGCGACGTCATGGGCAACTACCACCCGCACGGCGACTCCTCGATCTACGACGCGCTGGTCCGTCTCGCCCAGCCGTGGGCGATGCGCATGCCGCTCGTCGACTCCAACGGCAACTTCGGCTCGCCGGGCAACGACCCGGCGGCGGCCATGCGCTACACCGAGTGCAAGATGGCGCCGCTGTCGATGGAGATGGTCCGCGACATCGACGAGGAGACCGTCGACTTCACGGACAACTACGACGGCCGCTCCCAGGAGCCGACCGTCCTGCCGTCCCGCTTCCCGAACCTGCTGATCAACGGTTCGGCCGGTATCGCGGTCGGCATGGCGACCAACATCCCGTCGCACAACCTGCGCGAGGTCGCGTCCGGCGCCCAGTGGTACCTGGAGCACCCGGACGCCTCGCACGAGGAGCTGCTCGACGCGCTGATCGAGCGCATCAAGGGCCCCGACTTCCCGACCGGCGCCCTCGTCGTGGGCCGCAAGGGCATCGAGGAGGCGTACCGCACCGGCCGCGGGTCCATCACCATGCGCGCGGTCGTCGAGGTCGAGGAGATCCAGAACCGCCAGTGCCTGGTGGTCACCGAGCTGCCCTACCAGGTCAACCCGGACAACCTCGCCCAGAAGATCGCCGACCTGGTGAAGGACGGCAAGATCGGCGGCATCGCGGACGTCCGCGACGAGACCTCGTCGCGCACCGGCCAGCGCCTGGTGATCGTCCTCAAGCGGGACGCGGTCGCCAAGGTCGTCCTGAACAACCTGTACAAGCACACCGACCTCCAGACCAACTTCGGCGCGAACATGCTGGCGCTGGTCGACGGCGTGCCGCGCACGCTGTCCCTGGACGCGTTCATCCGCCACTGGGTGACGCACCAGATCGAGGTCGTCGTCCGCCGTACGCGCTTCCGGCTGCGCAAGGCCGAGGAGCGCGCACACATCCTGCGTGGCCTGCTGAAGGCCCTGGACGCCATCGACGAGGTCATCGCGCTCATCCGGCGCAGCGACACCGTCGAGATCGCGCGCGTGGGCCTGATGGCGCTCCTGGAGATCGACGAGATCCAGGCCAACGCGATCCTGGAGATGCAGCTGCGCCGGCTGGCCGCTCTGGAGCGCCAGAAGATCGTCCAGGAGCACGACGAGCTCCAGGCGAAGATCAACGAGTACAACCAGATCCTCGCCTCGCCGGTCCGCCAGCGCGGCATCGTCAGCGAGGAGCTGGCCGCGATCGTCGAGAAGTACGGCGACGACCGCAAGACCCAGCTGATCCCCTACGACGGTGACATGTCCATCGAGGACCTCATCGCCGAGGAGGACATCGTCGTCACCGTCACGCGCGGCGGCTACGTCAAGCGCACCAAGGCGGACGACTACCGGGCCCAGAAGCGCGGCGGCAAGGGGGTGCGCGGCACGAAGCTGAAGGAGGACGACATCGTCGACCACTTCTTCGTGTCGACGACGCACCACTGGCTGCTGTTCTTCACGAACAAGGGCCGCGTCTACCGGGCCAAGGCGTACGAGCTGCCGGACGCCGGGCGGGACGCGCGCGGCCAGCACGTCGCCAACCTGCTGGCCTTCCAGCCGGACGAGTCGATCGCCGAGATCCTCGCCATCCGCGACTACGAGGCGGTTCCGTACCTGGTCCTGGCCACGAAGGGCGGCCTGGTCAAGAAGACGCCTCTGAAGGATTACGATTCGCCTCGTTCCGGCGGTGTGATCGCGATCAATCTTCGCGAGCGTGAGGACGGATCCGATGACGAACTGATCGGAGCCGAACTCGTCTCGTCCGACGACGATCTTCTGCTGATCAGCAAGAAGGCGCAGTCGATCAGGTTCACCGCGACGGACGAAACACTGCGGCCCATGGGACGTGCGACATCGGGTGTGAAGGGCATGAGTTTCCGTGAGGGAGACGAACTGCTCTCGATGAATGTTGTTCGACCCGGTACGTTCGTGTTCACTGCCACAGACGGCGGGTACGCGAAGCGGACCGCTGTCGACGAGTACCGCGTCCAAGGTCGCGGCGGCCTCGGCATCAAGGCTGCCAAGATCGTCGAGGACCGCGGGTCGCTCGTCGGCGCGCTGGTGGTCGAGGAGACCGACGAGATCCTCGCCATCACGCTGTCCGGCGGTGTGATTCGCACGCGAGTCAACGAGGTCAGGGAGACGGGCCGTGACACCATGGGCGTCCAACTGATCAATCTGGGCAAGCGCGATGCCGTGGTCGGTATCGCTCGTAACGCCGAGGCGGGACGCGAGGCGGAGGCGGTCGACGGCGACATCGCCGCCGACGAGTCCGCCGAGGGTGTCCCCGACGGCACGGAAGAGGGCGAGACGCCCTCGGCCGAGTAG
- the gyrB gene encoding DNA topoisomerase (ATP-hydrolyzing) subunit B: MADSGNPNENIPSTDTGVTGAAKTPNGEVTASYDASAITVLEGLDAVRKRPGMYIGSTGERGLHHLVYEVVDNAVDEALAGHADTIDVTILPDGGVRVIDNGRGIPVDIHPVEKKPAVEIVLTVLHAGGKFGGGGYAVSGGLHGVGVSVVNALSNKISVEIKRDGFRWTQDYKLGVPTAPLAKHEETDDTGTSVTFWADPDIFETTDYSFETLSRRFQEMAFLNKGLTIKLTDERESAKATAGADEAGADEKQEPKTVTYHYEGGIVDFVKYLNSRKGDVVHPTVIDLEAEDRDKSLSLEVAMQWNIGYTEGVYSFANIIHTHEGGTHEEGFRAALTNLINKYARDKKLLREKDDNLTGDDIREGLTAIISVKLSEPQFEGQTKTKLGNTEAKTFVQKAVYEHLNDWLDRNPNEAAEIVRKGIQAATARVAARKARDLTRRKGLLESASLPGKLSDCQSNDPIKCEIFIVEGDSAGGSAKSGRNPEYQAILPIRGKILNVEKARIDKILQNQEIQALISAFGTGVHEDFDIEKLRYHKIILMADADVDGQHINTLLLTFLFRFMRPLVEAGHVFLSRPPLYKIKWGREDIEYAYSDRERDALLEMGRQRGKRIREDSIQRFKGLGEMNAEELRITTMDQEHRVLGQVTLDDAAQADELFSVLMGEDVEARRQFIQRNAKDVRFLDI; encoded by the coding sequence GTGGCCGATTCCGGCAACCCCAACGAGAACATCCCGTCCACCGACACCGGCGTGACCGGCGCGGCCAAGACCCCCAACGGGGAGGTGACGGCCTCGTACGACGCCAGCGCCATCACCGTGCTCGAAGGGCTGGACGCGGTCCGCAAGCGACCCGGTATGTACATCGGCTCGACCGGTGAGCGCGGACTGCACCACCTCGTGTACGAGGTCGTCGACAACGCGGTCGACGAGGCGCTGGCCGGCCACGCGGACACGATCGACGTCACGATCCTGCCCGACGGCGGTGTGCGCGTGATCGACAACGGTCGCGGCATCCCGGTGGACATCCACCCGGTCGAGAAGAAGCCCGCCGTCGAGATCGTGCTGACCGTGCTGCACGCCGGCGGCAAGTTCGGCGGTGGCGGCTACGCCGTCTCCGGCGGTCTGCACGGTGTCGGCGTCTCCGTGGTCAACGCCCTGTCGAACAAGATCTCCGTCGAGATCAAGCGCGACGGCTTCCGCTGGACGCAGGACTACAAGCTGGGCGTCCCGACGGCTCCCCTGGCCAAGCACGAAGAGACCGACGACACCGGCACCTCGGTGACCTTCTGGGCCGACCCCGACATCTTCGAGACCACCGACTACTCCTTCGAGACGCTCTCGCGGCGCTTCCAGGAGATGGCGTTCCTCAACAAGGGTTTGACGATCAAACTCACCGATGAGCGCGAGTCGGCCAAGGCGACGGCCGGCGCGGACGAGGCGGGCGCGGACGAGAAGCAGGAGCCCAAGACCGTCACGTACCACTACGAGGGCGGCATCGTCGACTTCGTGAAGTACCTCAACTCCCGCAAGGGAGACGTGGTGCACCCCACCGTCATCGACCTTGAGGCCGAGGACCGGGACAAGAGCCTGTCCCTCGAGGTCGCGATGCAGTGGAACATCGGCTACACGGAGGGCGTGTACTCGTTCGCCAACATCATCCACACCCACGAGGGCGGTACGCACGAAGAGGGCTTCCGCGCCGCGCTGACCAACTTGATCAACAAGTACGCGCGCGACAAGAAGCTGCTGCGTGAGAAGGACGACAACCTCACGGGTGACGACATTCGCGAGGGCCTGACGGCGATCATCTCGGTCAAGCTCAGCGAGCCCCAGTTCGAGGGCCAGACCAAGACCAAGCTGGGCAACACGGAGGCGAAGACCTTCGTCCAGAAGGCGGTCTACGAGCACCTCAACGACTGGCTGGACCGCAACCCGAACGAGGCCGCGGAGATCGTCCGCAAGGGCATCCAGGCGGCCACCGCGCGCGTGGCGGCCCGCAAGGCCCGCGACCTGACCCGCCGCAAGGGCCTGCTGGAGAGCGCCTCGCTGCCGGGCAAGCTGTCCGACTGCCAGTCGAACGACCCCATCAAGTGCGAGATCTTCATCGTCGAGGGTGACTCCGCCGGCGGTTCCGCCAAGTCCGGCCGCAACCCGGAGTACCAGGCGATCCTGCCCATCCGAGGCAAGATCCTCAACGTCGAGAAGGCGCGGATCGACAAGATCCTGCAGAACCAGGAGATCCAGGCGCTGATCTCCGCCTTCGGTACCGGGGTCCACGAGGACTTCGACATCGAGAAGCTCCGGTATCACAAGATCATCCTCATGGCCGACGCCGACGTCGACGGCCAGCACATCAACACGCTGCTGCTGACCTTCCTGTTCCGGTTCATGCGGCCGCTGGTCGAGGCGGGCCACGTGTTCCTGTCCCGCCCCCCGCTGTACAAGATCAAGTGGGGCCGCGAGGACATCGAGTACGCCTACTCCGACCGCGAGCGCGACGCGCTGCTGGAGATGGGCCGCCAGCGCGGCAAGCGCATCAGGGAGGACTCGATCCAGCGCTTCAAGGGCCTCGGCGAGATGAACGCCGAGGAGCTGCGCATCACCACGATGGACCAGGAGCACCGGGTCCTCGGCCAGGTCACCCTCGACGACGCCGCCCAGGCCGACGAGCTGTTCTCGGTCCTCATGGGTGAGGACGTGGAGGCGCGCCGCCAGTTCATCCAGCGCAACGCCAAGGACGTCCGCTTCCTCGACATCTGA
- a CDS encoding DUF721 domain-containing protein, whose product MSGDGQAPGERPSGVDLARVALRAAKEAARARGDAAQQKKQARRGGLRSGARADGRDPMALGAAINRLISERGWEAPAAVGGVMGRWPQIVGEDVAKHCVPERYDEDERVLIVRCDSTAWATNLRLLAPTLVARLNEDLGHGAVKQIKVFGPSGPVRRYGSLRAPGSTGPGDTYG is encoded by the coding sequence ATGAGCGGCGACGGGCAGGCGCCCGGGGAGCGGCCCTCCGGAGTCGACCTCGCGCGCGTGGCGCTGCGGGCGGCCAAGGAGGCGGCACGCGCGCGTGGGGACGCCGCGCAGCAGAAGAAGCAGGCACGGCGCGGCGGACTGCGCTCCGGCGCGCGAGCCGACGGCCGTGACCCCATGGCGTTGGGCGCGGCGATCAACCGGCTGATCAGCGAGCGCGGCTGGGAGGCCCCCGCCGCGGTGGGCGGCGTGATGGGCCGCTGGCCGCAGATCGTGGGCGAGGACGTGGCCAAGCACTGCGTCCCGGAGAGGTACGACGAGGACGAGCGGGTCCTGATCGTGCGCTGCGACTCCACGGCCTGGGCGACGAACCTGCGTCTCCTCGCGCCGACGCTGGTCGCGCGCCTCAACGAGGACCTCGGTCATGGCGCGGTCAAGCAGATCAAGGTGTTCGGGCCGAGCGGTCCCGTCCGCCGTTACGGATCTCTGCGCGCCCCCGGCAGCACCGGTCCCGGCGACACCTACGGCTGA
- the recF gene encoding DNA replication/repair protein RecF (All proteins in this family for which functions are known are DNA-binding proteins that assist the filamentation of RecA onto DNA for the initiation of recombination or recombinational repair.), producing the protein MHVTHLSLADFRSYTRAEVPLDPGVTAFVGPNGQGKTNLVEAVGYLATLGSHRVSSDAPLVRMGADRAVVRAQVRQGDRQQLVELELNPGKANRARINRSSQVRPRDVLGIVRTVLFAPEDLALVKGDPGERRRFLDELITARSPRMAAVRSDYDRVLKQRNTLLKSTALARRHGGRAMDLSTLDVWDQHLARAGAELLAHRLDLIAALQPLADKAYEQLAPGGGPVALEYKPSSPGDAHTREALYEQVMAALADARKQEIERGVTLVGPHRDDMNLKLGQLPAKGYASHGESWSYALALRLASYDLLRAEGNEPVLILDDVFAELDTRRRERLAELVAPGEQVLVTAAVDDDVPHVLTGARYAVADGAVERV; encoded by the coding sequence ATGCACGTCACGCATCTGTCGCTGGCCGACTTCCGCTCGTACACCCGGGCCGAGGTCCCGCTCGACCCGGGTGTCACGGCCTTCGTCGGCCCCAACGGACAGGGCAAGACGAACCTCGTCGAGGCCGTCGGCTACCTGGCCACCCTGGGCAGCCACCGCGTCTCCTCCGACGCCCCGCTCGTCCGTATGGGCGCCGACCGCGCGGTCGTCCGGGCGCAGGTCCGCCAGGGCGACCGGCAGCAGCTGGTCGAGCTGGAGCTGAACCCGGGCAAGGCCAACCGCGCCCGCATCAACCGGTCGTCGCAGGTCAGACCGCGTGACGTGCTCGGCATCGTGCGTACCGTGCTGTTCGCGCCGGAGGACCTCGCCCTGGTCAAGGGCGACCCCGGCGAGCGGCGCCGCTTCCTCGACGAGCTGATCACCGCCCGCTCCCCGCGCATGGCCGCCGTCCGCTCCGACTACGACCGGGTCCTCAAGCAGCGCAACACCCTGCTGAAGTCGACCGCGCTGGCCCGCCGCCACGGGGGCCGGGCGATGGACCTGTCCACCCTCGACGTGTGGGACCAGCACCTCGCGCGGGCCGGTGCCGAACTGCTGGCCCACCGTCTGGACCTGATCGCGGCGCTCCAGCCGCTCGCCGACAAGGCGTACGAGCAGCTGGCGCCGGGCGGCGGACCCGTCGCCCTGGAGTACAAGCCGTCGTCGCCCGGTGACGCCCACACGCGCGAGGCCCTGTACGAGCAGGTGATGGCCGCGCTGGCGGACGCCCGCAAGCAGGAGATCGAACGGGGCGTGACCCTCGTCGGTCCCCATCGGGACGATATGAATCTCAAACTCGGTCAGCTGCCGGCCAAGGGATACGCCTCCCACGGCGAGTCCTGGTCCTACGCGCTGGCGCTGCGACTCGCGTCGTACGACCTGCTGCGGGCCGAGGGCAACGAGCCGGTGCTGATCCTCGACGACGTCTTCGCCGAGCTGGACACCCGCCGCCGTGAGCGGCTGGCCGAACTGGTCGCGCCCGGTGAGCAGGTCCTGGTGACCGCCGCGGTCGACGACGACGTACCGCACGTGCTGACGGGCGCCCGGTACGCGGTGGCCGACGGGGCGGTGGAGCGCGTATGA
- the gnd gene encoding phosphogluconate dehydrogenase (NAD(+)-dependent, decarboxylating) has product MELGLVGLGKMGGNMRERIRRAGHTVIGYDRNADLADVHSLEELVGKLPGPRVVWVMVPAGAPTQSTIDELAELLEPGDVVVDGGNSRWTDDEKHAGELAAKGIGFVDCGVSGGVWGLENGYALMYGGDAENVAKVQPFFDALKPEGDFGAVHAGKVGAGHFAKMVHNGIEYAMMQAYAEGWELLEKVDSVTDVREVFRSWQEGTVIRSWLLDLAVNALDEDEHLDGLKGYAQDSGEGRWTVEAAIDNAVPLPAITASLFARFASRQEDSPQMKMIAALRNQFGGHAVEKK; this is encoded by the coding sequence ATGGAGCTCGGTCTCGTCGGCCTCGGCAAGATGGGCGGCAACATGCGCGAGCGGATCCGCCGCGCAGGCCACACCGTCATCGGATACGACCGCAACGCGGATCTCGCCGATGTCCACAGCCTGGAGGAGCTTGTGGGCAAGCTCCCCGGCCCGCGGGTGGTGTGGGTGATGGTCCCCGCCGGGGCGCCCACCCAGTCGACCATCGACGAGCTGGCCGAGCTCCTGGAGCCGGGCGACGTCGTCGTGGACGGCGGGAACTCGCGCTGGACCGACGACGAGAAGCACGCCGGTGAGCTGGCCGCCAAGGGCATAGGTTTCGTCGACTGCGGCGTCTCCGGCGGTGTCTGGGGCCTGGAGAACGGCTACGCGCTGATGTACGGCGGCGACGCGGAGAACGTCGCCAAGGTGCAGCCGTTCTTCGACGCGCTCAAGCCGGAGGGCGACTTCGGCGCGGTGCACGCGGGCAAGGTCGGCGCGGGCCACTTCGCGAAGATGGTCCACAACGGCATCGAGTACGCCATGATGCAGGCCTACGCCGAGGGCTGGGAGCTGCTGGAGAAGGTCGACTCGGTGACCGACGTCCGGGAGGTCTTCCGCTCCTGGCAGGAGGGCACCGTCATCCGCTCCTGGCTCCTCGACCTCGCGGTCAACGCCCTCGACGAGGACGAGCACCTGGACGGGCTCAAGGGTTATGCACAGGACTCCGGCGAGGGCCGCTGGACTGTGGAAGCCGCCATCGACAACGCCGTGCCGCTGCCCGCGATCACGGCCTCCCTCTTCGCGCGGTTCGCCTCGCGACAGGAGGACTCCCCGCAGATGAAGATGATCGCGGCGCTGCGGAACCAGTTCGGCGGCCACGCGGTCGAGAAGAAGTAA